In Halomonas denitrificans, one DNA window encodes the following:
- a CDS encoding cobalamin-dependent protein (Presence of a B(12) (cobalamin)-binding domain implies dependence on cobalamin itself, in one of its several forms, or in some unusual lineages, dependence on a cobalamin-like analog.), with protein sequence MNQTAESLSDQSAPGSDTPLRFVTAASLFDGHDAAINLMRRLIQAEGCEVVHLGHNRSVAEIVRAAICEDADGIAISSYQGGHNEFFKYMVDMLEEQGASHIQVFGGGGGTITPGEIRELEAAGVNRIYHPDDGMKMGLADMIGDLVERTEKARRSRQRPAPRLPGSDDPLDAGAVAATLSAIETGTLSEHQQAQLAKPADGAIPVIGLTGTGGAGKSSVTDELINRFLQHFPEMKIAVLAVDPTRRRTGGALLGDRIRMNTLRSDRVFMRSMATRRAHLATSEVVRDSLEFLRRCDFDLVLLETAGIGQSDSEVVDLVDLPVYVMTSEYGAASQLEKIDMLDFAELVVLNKYDRQGSQDALRDVRKQWKRNRLKFDLADDQVPVYPTIASQFNDPGVTWMFANLCRLIRDLGRRGPRCDFEPGSEAEAAEPKGSVLIPGQRVRYLAEIAEQGRGLNASIARWAEEARRAQHYYEVMRELETDDLPDPLRTFDALPSTGDRKLLAERYNEALKAIPEEARDRLRDWPALKASVEADEYSYEVRGREISGSNYRESLSKLRIPKIAAPQTSDWGDLLVFLHKENLPGHYPYTGGVYPYRRTNEDPIRMFAGEGTPERTNRRFHYLSEGQPARRLSTAFDSVTLYGEDPAERPDIYGKVGNSGVSIATLDDMKKLYSGFDLSDPATSVSMTINGPAPMILAMFMNTAIDQQVEKHLKESGQWEAAQKKRAELLGDDLPEYAGDLPKTNDGLGLGLLGVTGDQLLDADTYAKIKADTLKVVRGTVQADILKEDQAQNTCIFSTEFALHMMGDIQQYFIDHGVRNFYSVSISGYHIAEAGANPISQLAFTLSNGFTIVEYYLARGMDIDAFAPNLSFFFSNGMDPEYSVIGRVARRIWARAMRERYGANKRSQMMKYHIQTSGRSLHAQEIQFNDIRTTLQALYAIFDNCNSLHTNAYDEAITTPTEESVRRAVAIQMIINKELGLNYNENPFQGSFVIDQLTDLVEDAVYAEFDRISERGGVLGAMDTMYQRGKIQEESLYYEHKKHDGSLPLVGVNTFRPPEGSAQEGGEIELMRSSTEEKDQQVVNVRAFQRRNEAAASERLARLRDVARARGNTFEALIEAVKRCSLGQISHALYEVGGEYRRNM encoded by the coding sequence ATGAACCAGACCGCCGAATCCCTTTCCGACCAGTCCGCACCGGGCTCCGACACGCCGCTGCGCTTCGTGACCGCGGCCAGCCTGTTCGACGGCCACGATGCCGCGATCAACCTGATGAGACGCCTGATCCAGGCCGAGGGGTGCGAAGTCGTGCACCTGGGCCACAATCGCTCGGTCGCCGAGATCGTCCGGGCGGCGATCTGCGAGGACGCCGACGGCATTGCGATCAGCTCCTACCAGGGCGGCCACAACGAGTTCTTCAAGTACATGGTCGACATGCTCGAAGAGCAGGGTGCCTCGCATATCCAGGTGTTCGGCGGCGGGGGCGGGACGATCACCCCGGGCGAAATCCGCGAGTTGGAGGCGGCCGGCGTCAACCGGATCTACCACCCGGACGACGGCATGAAGATGGGCCTGGCCGACATGATCGGCGACCTGGTCGAGCGGACCGAGAAGGCCCGCCGATCGCGCCAGCGCCCTGCGCCGCGCCTGCCGGGCAGCGACGATCCGCTGGATGCCGGGGCGGTCGCCGCGACCCTGTCGGCGATCGAGACCGGAACCCTGTCCGAACACCAGCAGGCGCAGCTCGCCAAGCCGGCCGATGGCGCGATTCCGGTGATCGGATTGACGGGCACCGGGGGCGCCGGCAAGTCGTCGGTCACCGACGAACTGATCAACCGCTTCCTGCAGCACTTTCCCGAGATGAAGATCGCGGTGCTCGCGGTCGATCCGACCCGCCGGCGTACGGGCGGTGCGCTGCTCGGCGACCGGATCCGCATGAACACGCTTCGCTCGGACCGTGTGTTCATGCGCTCGATGGCGACGCGCCGGGCGCACCTGGCCACCTCCGAGGTCGTTCGCGACAGCCTGGAATTCCTTCGCCGCTGCGATTTCGACCTGGTCCTGCTCGAAACGGCCGGGATCGGCCAGTCCGATTCCGAAGTCGTCGATCTCGTCGACCTGCCGGTCTACGTGATGACGTCCGAATACGGCGCGGCCAGCCAGCTCGAGAAGATCGACATGCTGGACTTCGCCGAGCTCGTGGTGCTGAACAAGTACGACCGGCAGGGCAGCCAGGACGCGCTGCGGGACGTTCGCAAGCAGTGGAAGCGCAATCGTCTGAAGTTCGACCTCGCCGACGATCAGGTTCCGGTGTATCCCACGATCGCCAGCCAGTTCAACGACCCGGGTGTGACCTGGATGTTCGCCAATCTGTGCCGCCTGATCCGCGATCTCGGCCGGCGCGGCCCGCGCTGCGACTTCGAGCCGGGCTCCGAGGCCGAGGCGGCCGAGCCGAAGGGCTCGGTCCTGATCCCGGGCCAACGCGTACGCTACCTCGCCGAGATCGCCGAACAGGGCCGCGGGCTGAACGCGTCCATCGCGCGCTGGGCCGAAGAAGCACGTCGCGCCCAGCACTACTACGAGGTGATGCGCGAACTGGAAACCGACGATCTGCCGGACCCGTTACGCACGTTCGACGCGCTGCCGTCGACCGGCGACCGCAAGCTGCTGGCCGAGCGCTACAACGAGGCCCTGAAGGCGATCCCCGAGGAGGCCCGCGATCGCCTGCGCGACTGGCCGGCGTTGAAGGCGTCGGTCGAGGCCGACGAGTACAGCTACGAGGTCCGCGGCCGCGAGATCTCGGGCTCGAACTACCGTGAGTCGTTGTCGAAGCTGCGGATTCCGAAGATCGCCGCACCGCAGACATCGGACTGGGGCGATCTGCTGGTGTTCCTGCACAAGGAGAACCTGCCGGGGCACTATCCCTACACCGGGGGCGTCTACCCCTACCGACGGACCAACGAGGACCCGATCCGGATGTTCGCCGGCGAGGGCACGCCGGAGCGCACCAACCGCCGCTTCCACTACCTGTCCGAGGGTCAGCCGGCGCGCCGGCTGTCGACCGCGTTCGATTCGGTGACGCTGTACGGCGAAGACCCGGCCGAGCGGCCGGACATCTACGGCAAGGTGGGCAATTCGGGCGTCTCCATCGCGACGCTGGACGACATGAAGAAGCTCTATTCGGGCTTCGACCTGAGCGACCCCGCGACCTCCGTGTCGATGACCATCAACGGTCCGGCACCGATGATCCTGGCCATGTTCATGAACACCGCGATCGACCAGCAGGTCGAAAAGCACCTGAAGGAATCGGGCCAGTGGGAAGCGGCGCAGAAGAAGCGCGCCGAACTGCTGGGCGACGATCTGCCCGAGTATGCGGGCGATCTTCCGAAGACCAACGACGGGCTGGGCCTCGGCCTGCTCGGGGTGACCGGCGACCAGCTCCTCGATGCCGACACCTACGCGAAGATCAAGGCCGACACGCTCAAGGTGGTCCGCGGTACCGTCCAGGCCGACATCCTGAAGGAAGACCAGGCGCAGAACACCTGCATCTTCTCGACCGAGTTCGCCCTGCACATGATGGGCGATATCCAGCAGTACTTCATCGACCACGGCGTGCGCAACTTCTACTCCGTGTCGATTTCCGGCTATCACATCGCCGAGGCCGGGGCGAATCCGATCTCCCAGCTGGCCTTCACCCTGTCCAACGGCTTCACCATCGTCGAGTACTACCTGGCCCGGGGCATGGACATCGACGCCTTCGCCCCGAACCTGTCGTTCTTCTTCTCCAACGGCATGGACCCGGAGTACTCGGTGATCGGCCGGGTCGCGCGCAGGATCTGGGCGCGGGCGATGCGCGAGCGTTACGGTGCCAACAAGCGATCGCAGATGATGAAGTACCACATCCAGACCTCGGGCCGCTCGCTGCACGCCCAGGAGATCCAGTTCAACGACATCCGCACGACGCTCCAGGCCCTGTACGCGATCTTCGACAACTGCAACAGCCTGCATACGAACGCCTACGACGAGGCGATCACGACGCCGACGGAAGAATCGGTCCGGCGCGCGGTGGCGATCCAGATGATCATCAACAAGGAACTGGGGTTGAACTACAACGAGAACCCCTTCCAGGGCAGCTTCGTCATCGATCAGCTCACGGATCTGGTCGAGGATGCGGTCTACGCCGAATTCGATCGCATTTCCGAACGCGGCGGCGTGCTCGGCGCGATGGACACGATGTACCAGCGCGGCAAGATCCAGGAAGAGTCGCTGTACTACGAGCACAAGAAGCACGACGGTTCCCTGCCGCTGGTCGGCGTCAACACCTTCCGTCCGCCCGAGGGGTCGGCGCAGGAAGGCGGCGAGATCGAGCTGATGCGGTCGAGCACGGAAGAAAAGGACCAGCAGGTCGTCAACGTCCGGGCGTTCCAGCGGCGCAACGAGGCCGCGGCGAGCGAGCGCCTGGCTCGGCTCAGGGACGTGGCCCGGGCGCGCGGCAACACCTTCGAGGCGCTGATCGAGGCGGTCAAGCGCTGCTCGCTGGGCCAGATCAGCCACGCGCTGTACGAGGTCGGAGGGGAGTACCGCCGCAACATGTAG
- the rbfA gene encoding 30S ribosome-binding factor RbfA, with protein sequence MSGRADRVAGLLRRELADIIRREFEHDLPSLTSVTDVEVSRDLAHARVFVSVLEIDKAADAISVLAEAAPQIRHELAGRVRLRIVPALRFVHDTSTESGQRIEQLLAAARKPRDD encoded by the coding sequence ATGAGCGGTCGCGCCGATCGCGTAGCGGGGCTGTTGCGGCGTGAGCTGGCCGACATTATCCGTCGGGAGTTCGAGCACGACCTTCCGTCGCTGACCAGCGTGACCGATGTCGAGGTCTCGCGCGACCTGGCCCATGCCCGGGTGTTCGTGTCGGTCCTCGAGATCGACAAGGCGGCCGATGCGATTTCGGTGCTGGCCGAGGCCGCACCGCAGATCCGCCACGAACTTGCCGGTCGCGTCCGACTGCGCATCGTGCCGGCGCTGCGCTTCGTTCACGACACCTCGACCGAGTCCGGCCAGCGCATCGAACAGCTGCTGGCCGCTGCGCGCAAGCCGCGCGACGACTGA
- the rimP gene encoding ribosome maturation factor RimP: protein MAVQDELKALLKPAIESLGFEFVGLEYLSNPKNRLIRIYIDREPDGVTVDHCAEVSREVSALLDVEDPVSGQYSLEVSSPGVERPLFEPEQFAAFAGEQAVLQLFAPIGGRRKLVGTLKGADADRVEIDVDGQIHEVPLDAIRRANLKPDWDALMAGERTPGAAD, encoded by the coding sequence ATGGCGGTCCAGGACGAACTGAAGGCACTGTTGAAGCCGGCGATCGAATCGCTGGGCTTCGAGTTCGTCGGCCTGGAGTACCTGTCCAACCCGAAGAACCGGTTGATCCGCATCTACATCGACCGCGAGCCGGATGGCGTCACCGTCGATCACTGCGCCGAGGTCAGTCGGGAGGTGTCCGCGCTGCTCGATGTCGAGGATCCGGTGTCGGGCCAGTACAGCCTGGAAGTCTCGTCGCCGGGCGTGGAGCGTCCGCTGTTCGAGCCGGAGCAGTTCGCGGCCTTTGCCGGCGAGCAGGCGGTGTTGCAGTTGTTCGCGCCGATCGGCGGCCGCAGAAAACTGGTCGGCACGCTGAAGGGTGCCGATGCCGATCGCGTCGAGATCGACGTCGACGGACAGATTCATGAAGTGCCGCTGGATGCGATCCGGCGGGCCAACCTGAAGCCGGACTGGGATGCACTGATGGCCGGCGAACGAACCCCGGGTGCGGCGGACTGA
- the infB gene encoding translation initiation factor IF-2 has translation MSQVTVSQLAEVLGVTPDRLLAQFKEAGIEVEAADAPVTNDDKKKLLAYLRTSHGKTETRDDGDSPKKVTLRRKTVSELKVPAGGAGRTRTRGAAPSRTVNVEVRKKRTYVKRGSIAEAEQTDAEREEALKALEESRRQREEAERAERELEEKRRAEAEEKAKAEEEAREVEQAEKERRQAEEEKMREAEQQAREQAEARARAEAEAARLESEREARRKREEEKEAKRKGAKGPKTRYGREELHVAAKSKRRKPKRRGKSTSVGGEHGFQMPTQPVKRELEIPESITVGELAKLMAVKAGDLIKALMNMGSMVTINQALDQETAILVAEEMGHEASPAQEQDIESELAVDDEGGEETTRPPVVTVMGHVDHGKTSLLDYIRRAKVADGESGGITQHIGAYHVTTDNGVVTFLDTPGHAAFTSMRARGAQATDIVILVVAADDGVMPQTKEAIQHARAAGVPLIVAVNKIDKPEADLNRVKNELSAEEVVPEDYGGEEIFVPVSAITGEGVDALLEAILLQAEVLELKAVRDRRCRGVVVESSLDKGRGPVATVLVQDGTLKKGDMVLAGEEFGRVRAMFNEAGDPIEEAGPSIPAEILGLSGVPNAGDEVLVVADERKAREAADQRKSSAREGRLAERQAAKLQNLFDQMGEGAVGDQQAVNLVIKADVQGSAEALRDALTKLSNDEVKVNVVSSGVGGITESDASLAQASNAIIIGFNVRADASARKVISEAGLDLNYYSIIYEAIDDVKKAISGLLGTETKEEIIGLAEVKDVFRSSKLGAIAGCLVVEGTVKRTNPIRVLRDNVVVFQGELESLRRFKDDVKEVQAGTECGIGVKQYNDVKPGDQIECYERYEVARTLDD, from the coding sequence ATGTCGCAGGTCACCGTTTCGCAATTGGCAGAGGTGCTCGGTGTCACGCCGGACCGACTGCTGGCCCAGTTCAAGGAGGCCGGTATCGAGGTCGAGGCTGCCGACGCGCCCGTGACCAACGACGACAAGAAGAAGTTGCTGGCCTACCTTCGAACGTCGCACGGCAAGACCGAAACCCGCGACGATGGCGATTCGCCGAAAAAGGTCACGCTGCGCCGCAAGACGGTCAGTGAACTGAAGGTTCCGGCCGGTGGGGCGGGACGTACGCGGACCCGCGGTGCGGCGCCGTCGCGCACGGTGAACGTCGAAGTGCGCAAGAAGCGCACCTACGTCAAGCGTGGATCGATCGCCGAGGCCGAGCAGACCGACGCCGAGCGCGAGGAAGCGTTGAAGGCCCTCGAGGAATCGCGCCGGCAGCGCGAGGAAGCGGAGCGTGCCGAACGCGAACTCGAGGAGAAGCGCCGTGCCGAGGCCGAGGAAAAGGCCAAGGCCGAGGAAGAGGCGCGCGAAGTCGAGCAGGCCGAGAAGGAGCGGCGCCAGGCCGAGGAAGAGAAGATGCGCGAGGCCGAACAGCAGGCTCGCGAACAGGCCGAGGCCCGGGCCCGCGCCGAGGCCGAGGCCGCGCGGCTGGAAAGCGAGCGCGAAGCGCGCCGCAAGCGCGAGGAAGAGAAGGAGGCCAAGCGCAAGGGCGCGAAAGGACCGAAGACGCGCTACGGACGCGAGGAACTGCACGTCGCAGCGAAGAGCAAGCGACGGAAGCCGAAGCGTCGCGGAAAGTCGACCAGCGTCGGCGGCGAGCACGGCTTCCAGATGCCGACCCAGCCGGTCAAGCGCGAGCTCGAGATTCCCGAATCGATCACCGTCGGTGAGCTGGCCAAGCTGATGGCCGTCAAGGCCGGCGACCTGATCAAGGCGCTGATGAACATGGGGTCGATGGTCACCATCAACCAGGCGCTCGATCAGGAAACCGCGATCCTGGTGGCCGAGGAAATGGGCCACGAGGCGAGCCCGGCGCAGGAACAGGACATCGAGAGCGAACTGGCAGTCGACGACGAGGGCGGCGAAGAAACCACGCGTCCGCCGGTGGTCACCGTGATGGGTCACGTCGACCACGGCAAGACCTCGCTGCTCGACTACATCCGCCGCGCCAAGGTCGCTGACGGCGAGAGCGGCGGCATCACCCAGCATATCGGGGCCTATCACGTCACCACGGACAACGGCGTGGTGACCTTCCTCGACACGCCGGGCCACGCCGCGTTCACTTCGATGCGCGCTCGCGGCGCACAGGCCACTGACATCGTCATCCTGGTGGTTGCCGCCGACGACGGTGTGATGCCGCAGACCAAGGAAGCGATCCAGCATGCCCGGGCTGCCGGCGTGCCGCTGATCGTGGCGGTCAACAAGATCGACAAGCCGGAAGCCGACCTGAACCGGGTCAAGAACGAACTGTCGGCCGAGGAAGTGGTGCCCGAGGACTACGGCGGCGAGGAAATCTTCGTTCCGGTCTCGGCGATCACCGGCGAGGGCGTCGATGCGTTGCTCGAAGCGATCCTGCTCCAGGCCGAGGTGCTCGAACTCAAGGCCGTGCGCGATCGCCGCTGCCGCGGCGTGGTCGTCGAGAGTTCCCTGGACAAGGGCCGCGGTCCCGTCGCGACCGTGCTGGTCCAGGACGGAACGCTGAAGAAGGGCGACATGGTGCTGGCCGGCGAGGAGTTCGGCCGCGTTCGCGCCATGTTCAACGAGGCGGGCGATCCGATCGAGGAAGCCGGCCCGTCCATTCCGGCGGAAATTCTCGGCCTTTCCGGAGTGCCCAATGCCGGCGACGAAGTGCTGGTGGTCGCCGACGAGCGCAAGGCGCGCGAAGCGGCCGACCAGCGCAAGTCCTCGGCCCGCGAAGGCCGGCTGGCCGAGCGCCAGGCCGCCAAGCTGCAGAACCTGTTCGACCAGATGGGCGAAGGTGCGGTCGGCGACCAGCAGGCCGTCAACCTGGTCATCAAGGCCGATGTGCAGGGTTCGGCGGAAGCGCTGCGCGATGCCCTGACCAAGCTGTCCAACGACGAGGTCAAGGTCAACGTGGTCTCGTCCGGCGTCGGCGGCATCACCGAATCGGACGCATCGCTGGCCCAGGCCTCGAACGCGATCATCATCGGCTTCAACGTTCGAGCCGATGCCTCGGCGCGCAAGGTCATCAGCGAAGCCGGCCTCGACCTGAACTACTACTCGATCATCTACGAGGCGATCGACGATGTGAAGAAGGCCATTTCGGGTCTCCTGGGCACGGAGACGAAGGAAGAGATCATCGGCCTGGCCGAGGTCAAGGACGTGTTCCGTTCTTCCAAGCTGGGTGCGATCGCCGGCTGCCTCGTGGTCGAGGGCACGGTGAAGCGGACCAACCCGATCCGCGTGCTCCGCGACAATGTCGTGGTCTTCCAGGGCGAGCTCGAGTCCCTGCGCCGCTTCAAGGACGACGTCAAGGAAGTGCAGGCCGGGACCGAATGCGGCATCGGCGTGAAGCAGTACAACGACGTCAAGCCGGGCGACCAGATCGAGTGCTACGAGCGCTACGAAGTCGCGCGCACGCTGGACGATTGA
- the nusA gene encoding transcription termination factor NusA, producing MKKGKEILQVAEAVSNEKGLSQDIIFDAIEAALASAARRRHPDDIDTRVAIDRETGDYEAFRRWEVISDDEEEAELESEDRQIRLTEAKKLDDGLEVGDFIEEPMEAPEFGRIAAQAAKQVIVQKVRQAERAQVVEAYEGRVGELVSGVVKRLERGGIYLDLGDNAEAFVPSRHTIPGENVRINDRLRGYLYEVRAEQRGPQLFVSRTMPELLIELFKIEVPEIGQNLLELKGAARDPGRRAKIAVHALDSRTDPIGACVGMRGSRVQAVSNELGGERIDIILWDENAAQFVINAMAPAEVASIVVDEDAKSMDVAVEEDNLSQAIGRGGQNVRLASELSGWELNVMTIEDAEAKSEEESRSVLQMFVDKLDVDEELAGILVQEGFSNVEEVAYVPESELMAIEEFDEDIVAELRRRARDALLTQMIASEEQLEENRPAEDLLALKGMTETIAFRLAEQGIRTRDDLAECAVDELEDVKDLDAETAAELIMEARAHWFAEEG from the coding sequence ATGAAGAAGGGCAAGGAAATCCTGCAGGTCGCCGAAGCGGTCTCGAACGAGAAGGGCCTGTCGCAGGACATCATCTTCGATGCGATCGAAGCCGCGCTGGCTTCGGCCGCCCGCCGTCGTCACCCCGACGACATCGACACCCGTGTCGCGATCGATCGCGAAACCGGTGATTACGAAGCGTTCCGTCGCTGGGAAGTGATTTCCGACGACGAGGAAGAGGCCGAGCTGGAATCGGAAGACCGGCAGATCCGCCTCACGGAGGCGAAGAAGCTGGATGACGGACTCGAAGTCGGAGACTTCATCGAGGAACCGATGGAAGCGCCCGAGTTCGGCCGGATCGCCGCCCAGGCCGCCAAGCAGGTGATCGTGCAGAAGGTTCGCCAGGCCGAGCGCGCCCAGGTCGTCGAAGCCTACGAAGGACGGGTCGGTGAACTGGTCAGCGGCGTGGTCAAGCGCCTCGAGCGCGGCGGAATCTACCTCGACCTCGGCGACAACGCCGAGGCGTTCGTGCCGTCGCGTCACACGATCCCGGGCGAGAACGTGCGAATCAACGATCGCCTGCGCGGATACCTCTACGAGGTCCGCGCCGAGCAGCGCGGTCCGCAGCTGTTCGTCAGCCGGACCATGCCGGAACTCCTGATCGAACTGTTCAAGATCGAAGTGCCGGAGATCGGACAGAACCTGCTCGAGCTCAAGGGCGCGGCCCGCGACCCCGGCCGCCGCGCCAAGATCGCGGTCCACGCGCTGGATTCGCGGACCGACCCGATCGGCGCCTGCGTCGGCATGCGCGGCTCGCGCGTCCAGGCGGTGTCCAACGAGCTCGGCGGAGAACGGATCGACATCATCCTCTGGGACGAGAACGCGGCCCAGTTCGTCATCAACGCGATGGCGCCGGCGGAAGTCGCCTCGATCGTCGTCGACGAGGACGCCAAGAGCATGGACGTGGCCGTCGAGGAAGACAATCTCTCGCAGGCGATCGGTCGCGGCGGCCAGAACGTCCGCCTGGCGTCCGAACTGTCCGGCTGGGAGCTCAACGTCATGACCATCGAGGACGCGGAGGCCAAGAGCGAGGAAGAGTCGCGCTCGGTGCTGCAGATGTTCGTCGACAAGCTCGACGTCGACGAAGAGCTGGCCGGCATTCTCGTCCAGGAAGGCTTCTCCAATGTGGAGGAGGTCGCCTACGTGCCGGAATCGGAGCTGATGGCGATCGAGGAATTCGACGAGGACATCGTGGCCGAGCTCCGTCGCCGCGCCCGCGACGCGCTGCTGACCCAGATGATCGCCTCGGAGGAGCAGCTGGAGGAGAACCGTCCGGCCGAAGACCTGCTGGCGCTGAAGGGCATGACCGAGACGATCGCTTTCCGCCTGGCCGAGCAGGGCATCCGCACCCGCGACGACCTGGCCGAATGCGCCGTCGACGAGCTCGAGGACGTCAAGGACCTGGACGCCGAAACGGCCGCAGAACTGATCATGGAAGCGCGCGCTCACTGGTTTGCCGAAGAAGGCTGA
- the truB gene encoding tRNA pseudouridine(55) synthase TruB: protein MPRSGILLLDKPPGLTSNQALGRAKYLLGLRKAGHTGALDPMATGLLPLCFGEATKVSAFLLDADKGYLAEARLGIATDSGDADGEVVARQDVPALDRGRVEQALDAFRGPIDQVPPMYSALKHKGKRLHELARAGIEVDRPPRRVTISRLDLLDLEGDRLALRVHCSKGTYIRSLAMDLGDRLGCGAHLTALRRERSGPFDLRDAVTMEQLEALDSEAERRALLRAPETALSDLPQVRIDAEGERAIRHGQSVALGVEPADPVRIRHGEVFVGLGRIDEDGRLRPRRLFNPED from the coding sequence ATGCCCCGTTCCGGAATCCTGCTCCTCGACAAGCCGCCCGGGCTGACATCCAACCAGGCGCTGGGCCGGGCAAAGTACCTGCTGGGCCTGCGCAAGGCCGGCCACACGGGCGCGCTGGACCCGATGGCCACGGGCCTCCTGCCGCTGTGCTTCGGCGAGGCGACTAAGGTCTCCGCCTTTCTGCTCGACGCCGACAAGGGCTACCTGGCCGAGGCCCGCCTCGGGATCGCCACGGACTCGGGCGATGCCGATGGTGAGGTGGTGGCCCGCCAGGACGTTCCGGCCCTCGACCGGGGGCGCGTCGAGCAGGCGCTGGACGCGTTCCGCGGCCCGATCGACCAGGTGCCGCCGATGTATTCGGCGCTGAAGCACAAGGGCAAGCGCCTTCATGAGCTCGCGCGGGCGGGCATCGAAGTCGATCGTCCGCCGCGCCGGGTCACGATCTCCCGCCTCGACCTGCTCGATCTCGAAGGCGACCGCCTGGCCCTCCGCGTGCACTGCAGCAAGGGGACCTACATCCGTTCGCTGGCGATGGACCTGGGCGATCGCCTGGGCTGCGGCGCTCACCTGACGGCGCTGCGCCGCGAGCGTTCCGGGCCCTTCGATCTGCGTGACGCGGTCACGATGGAGCAGCTCGAGGCCCTGGATTCCGAGGCGGAACGGCGAGCGCTGTTGCGGGCGCCGGAGACCGCCTTGAGCGACCTTCCGCAGGTCCGCATCGACGCAGAGGGCGAGCGCGCGATCCGCCACGGCCAGTCGGTCGCGCTGGGCGTCGAGCCCGCCGATCCGGTACGCATCCGTCATGGCGAGGTGTTCGTCGGCCTCGGGCGTATCGACGAGGACGGACGCCTGCGGCCCCGCCGCCTGTTCAACCCGGAAGACTGA